The following coding sequences lie in one Flavobacterium sediminis genomic window:
- a CDS encoding Ppx/GppA phosphatase family protein — protein MITIKKYAAIDIGSNAMRLLITNIVEQKGHPAQFNKSSLVRVPIRLGQDAFTVGEISEENVTRMVDAMKAFNLLMKVHKVEKYKACATSAMREAYNGKEIVDLIKKKADIKIDVIDGKKEAAIIAASDLKQFINSDKTYLYVDVGGGSTEFSLFSEGKIVISKSFKIGTVRLLNNMVSEIVWIEIEKWMKSIIKDWDDDITLIGSGGNINKLFKLSEKHQDKPLSYVYLNSQYQKLNAMTYEQRIAELGLNPDRADVIIPATRIYLSAMKWSGARQIYVPKIGLSDGIVKAMYYGRI, from the coding sequence ATGATTACAATAAAAAAATATGCTGCTATAGATATAGGTTCAAATGCCATGCGTTTGTTAATTACTAATATTGTAGAGCAAAAAGGACATCCTGCACAGTTTAATAAAAGCTCATTGGTCAGAGTACCTATTCGTTTGGGACAAGATGCTTTTACAGTAGGTGAAATTTCAGAAGAAAACGTAACCCGAATGGTGGATGCCATGAAAGCTTTTAATTTATTAATGAAAGTTCACAAAGTAGAAAAATATAAAGCGTGTGCTACATCAGCTATGCGAGAGGCCTATAACGGAAAAGAGATAGTCGACTTGATCAAAAAAAAGGCAGATATCAAAATTGATGTAATAGACGGAAAAAAGGAAGCTGCTATAATTGCTGCTTCTGACCTGAAACAATTTATTAATTCTGATAAAACCTATTTATATGTAGATGTAGGAGGAGGTAGTACTGAATTTTCTCTTTTTTCAGAAGGAAAGATCGTGATTTCTAAATCATTTAAAATAGGCACCGTTCGTTTACTTAATAATATGGTCTCAGAAATTGTATGGATAGAGATCGAGAAGTGGATGAAATCGATCATAAAGGATTGGGACGACGATATAACTTTAATAGGTTCGGGTGGTAATATAAATAAGTTGTTTAAATTATCTGAGAAACATCAGGACAAACCTTTGTCATACGTTTATTTAAACTCTCAGTATCAAAAGCTAAATGCTATGACCTATGAGCAAAGAATAGCAGAATTGGGCTTAAATCCTGACCGTGCCGATGTGATCATACCGGCAACCCGAATTTACTTAAGTGCCATGAAATGGAGTGGTGCCCGACAAATCTATGTGCCTAAAATAGGTTTGTCAGACGGAATTGTTAAGGCAATGTACTATGGCAGAATTTAA
- the ppk1 gene encoding polyphosphate kinase 1 yields MNNTHHNFYIDREKSWLTFNARVLQEAADETVPLLDRLRFLGIFSNNLDEFFRVRYAAIRRMKNDKKINSEKVLGGISATELLKEITDIVIEQQSESLRILSEIEQKLQKENIFIINEKEVSKEQKNFLHEYFIQKVSPAVVTIMLNDLNEFPLLKDTAGYLAVRLEMKPKKTSLIDSFIPKKEVRYAVVEIPNTVNRFVVLPSNNEKQYVILLDDVIRLNLDYIFNIFEYENISAHMIKITRDAQLEFDSDLSKSFIEKISDSVKERRIGEPVRFVYDQAIEKDFLSFLLDRMKIDSSDSIIPGGRYHNRRDYMSFPNLGRYDLLYKPNTPLPIPGLEIEGSMLQKIREKDYLLNAPYQSFSYVIKFLREAALDPKVMSIKITLYRLANNSQIISSLVNAAKNGKKVTVQIELQARFDEASNIYYAEQMQTEGIELIFGVKGLKVHSKICVIDRIEEGKVKRYGFISTGNFNESTAKVYTDLTLFTANSRLLKDVSKVFDFFEVNYKVHRYKHLFVSPHYTRAKFNKLIEREILNAISGKEAYIKLKMNSLSDFKMIDKLYDASRAGVKIQLIVRGICCIAPQVEGMSDNIEAISIVDNYLEHARLYIFANDGNPEVFISSADFMTRNLDSRVEVTCPIYDDDIKQELIEIFEIGWKANVKARIQSDDLKNRYRKKGEEKPFRSQQETYKYYQNKLEVITEKI; encoded by the coding sequence ATGAACAACACGCATCATAATTTTTATATTGACCGAGAGAAGAGTTGGCTAACTTTTAATGCCAGAGTATTGCAGGAAGCTGCAGACGAAACAGTACCTTTATTAGATCGATTACGCTTTTTAGGAATATTTTCGAATAACTTAGACGAGTTCTTCCGGGTTCGCTATGCAGCTATCCGACGCATGAAAAATGATAAGAAGATCAATTCTGAAAAGGTATTAGGCGGTATTTCTGCGACAGAACTTTTAAAAGAAATCACTGATATTGTAATTGAACAACAATCAGAAAGTTTACGCATTTTAAGTGAAATAGAACAGAAGCTTCAAAAAGAAAATATTTTTATTATTAATGAAAAAGAAGTTTCTAAAGAGCAAAAAAACTTTTTGCACGAATATTTTATTCAAAAAGTCAGTCCGGCGGTAGTGACGATCATGTTGAATGATTTGAACGAGTTTCCATTATTAAAAGATACAGCAGGTTATTTGGCTGTACGTTTGGAAATGAAGCCTAAAAAAACATCACTGATTGATAGCTTTATTCCTAAAAAAGAAGTTCGATATGCGGTAGTGGAAATCCCGAATACCGTTAACCGTTTTGTGGTTCTTCCTTCTAATAATGAAAAACAGTATGTTATTCTTTTAGATGATGTTATCCGTCTTAATTTGGATTATATCTTTAATATCTTTGAGTACGAAAATATTTCGGCACATATGATTAAGATCACACGGGATGCCCAGCTTGAATTTGATAGTGATCTGAGTAAGAGTTTCATCGAAAAAATATCAGATAGTGTCAAAGAGCGCAGAATAGGGGAACCTGTTCGTTTTGTATATGATCAAGCTATAGAAAAAGATTTTCTTAGTTTTCTATTAGACCGGATGAAGATCGACAGCTCGGATAGTATTATTCCCGGAGGACGTTACCACAACAGAAGAGACTATATGAGTTTCCCTAATTTAGGGCGATATGATCTTCTTTATAAACCCAATACGCCGTTACCGATTCCCGGATTAGAGATCGAAGGTAGTATGTTGCAAAAGATAAGAGAAAAAGATTATTTGCTTAATGCTCCTTATCAATCTTTTTCTTATGTAATAAAGTTCCTGAGAGAAGCTGCTTTAGATCCTAAAGTCATGTCTATTAAGATAACCTTATACCGATTGGCTAATAACTCCCAGATCATCAGTTCATTAGTTAATGCGGCTAAGAATGGTAAAAAAGTTACAGTTCAGATCGAATTACAGGCTCGTTTTGATGAAGCCAGTAACATTTATTATGCAGAGCAGATGCAAACAGAGGGAATTGAACTTATTTTCGGAGTTAAAGGCTTAAAAGTTCACAGTAAAATATGTGTGATAGACAGGATCGAAGAAGGAAAGGTAAAACGTTACGGTTTTATTTCTACAGGAAACTTTAATGAAAGTACCGCAAAAGTATATACCGATTTAACGCTTTTTACAGCCAATTCTCGTCTTTTGAAAGATGTTTCTAAAGTTTTTGACTTTTTTGAAGTCAATTATAAGGTACATCGCTATAAGCATTTGTTTGTTTCGCCTCATTACACCAGAGCCAAATTCAATAAGCTCATTGAGCGTGAGATCTTAAATGCTATTTCTGGTAAAGAGGCTTACATAAAATTAAAGATGAACAGCTTGTCAGATTTTAAGATGATCGATAAGCTTTACGATGCCAGCAGAGCAGGTGTAAAAATACAGTTGATCGTAAGAGGTATTTGCTGTATTGCACCGCAAGTTGAAGGTATGAGTGATAACATTGAGGCAATTAGTATTGTAGATAATTATCTGGAGCATGCCAGACTTTATATTTTCGCTAATGACGGTAATCCGGAAGTGTTCATTTCATCGGCAGATTTTATGACCCGAAATTTAGATTCCAGAGTAGAGGTAACTTGTCCTATATATGATGATGATATTAAGCAGGAATTAATTGAAATCTTTGAGATCGGCTGGAAAGCTAATGTAAAGGCCAGAATACAGTCGGATGATCTGAAAAACAGATATAGAAAAAAAGGAGAGGAAAAACCATTCAGATCCCAACAGGAAACCTATAAATATTATCAGAACAAATTAGAAGTGATTACTGAAAAGATATAA
- a CDS encoding SixA phosphatase family protein: MKNLVIIRHSKSSWETPLNDIDRPLSQRGIRDAHLVSDALLKYLPETYIAWSSVAKRAKETATIFSHHLQIPLDTIVLKDELYTFDESALEKAIKKCSNTYDNLILFGHNDAITKFVNKFGDRFIDNVPTSGVVLLEFDTDDWNDLKKGRIKKTVFPSHFKHEQHAS, from the coding sequence ATGAAAAATTTAGTTATTATCCGTCACTCCAAATCGAGTTGGGAAACTCCCTTGAATGATATTGACCGTCCGTTATCTCAGAGAGGTATAAGAGATGCTCATTTAGTTTCTGATGCACTGCTTAAATATTTGCCGGAAACATATATTGCCTGGAGTAGTGTGGCAAAGAGAGCAAAAGAGACGGCTACAATCTTTTCACATCATTTACAAATACCTTTAGATACGATTGTTTTAAAGGATGAATTATATACGTTTGATGAATCTGCCTTAGAAAAGGCTATAAAAAAATGTTCAAATACTTATGATAATCTAATTCTTTTCGGGCATAATGATGCCATTACAAAATTTGTTAATAAATTTGGGGACCGATTTATAGATAATGTTCCTACATCCGGAGTTGTTTTATTAGAATTTGACACGGATGACTGGAATGATCTAAAAAAAGGTAGGATCAAAAAAACAGTTTTCCCAAGTCATTTTAAGCATGAACAACACGCATCATAA
- a CDS encoding T9SS type B sorting domain-containing protein, giving the protein MKAKITLLLLVIAIGIKTSYAQFSPDRPDLRLCGTAPNYYLDYFNCTSNNYTLDNVFLSLTDVNGVPLDDTTCTPGTSHTMYIMLNYTSNSNSNIYHARMFADLIIDGVATSINVNFGTVSPGAGQRLLYGPFTWICGQEIILSNILIVWKTSGDNTELVPYDCSSYSKSQCELPGGVVVTAPLAVQFTYNGCTTGNQSEIQFNSTTTGGTPPYTYAWDFDSDGTIDSTVENPVYTYNNTISNSATLMVMDSNGLSNTYLLAINYPSELFINANVQNLDCTPGSTASIDITPTGGTPPYTYLWNTGDTTEDLSNLNIGTYTVTVTDAVGCTKDYSTTISPVICCQFEVTCPTFPNQALQCYDLLPPEGSITESEFEALGNGDGIIGNDPCGIIEIVATNSPYAGCNTTITRTYTITEYQDDNSNGVRDFGEDTVLNTTSCDQIILINDTTPPTIDAVANDMTVECDGNGNTNQLQAWLNANGGASSSDDCSNVTWSNDYTTLSDLCGATGSVLVTFTATDDCGNSNSTSATFTIEDTTAPTIDVVANDMTVECDGNGNTNQLQAWLNANGGASSSDDCSNVTWSNDYTTLSDLCGATGSVTVTFTATDDCGNSNSTSATFTIEDTTAPTIDAVANDMTVECDGNGNTNQLQAWLNANGGASSSDDCSNVTWLNDYTTLSDLCGATGSVTVTFTATDDCGNSNSTSATFTIEDTTAPTIDVVANDMTVECDGNGNTTQLQNWLAANGGASSSDDCSNVTWSNDYTTLSDLCGATGSVTVTFTATDDCGNSNSTSATFTIEDTTAPTIDVVANDMTVECDGNGNTTQLQNWLAANGGASSSDDCSNVTWSNDYTTLSDLCGATGSVTVTFTATDDCGNSNSTSATFTIEDTTAPTIDAVANDMTVECDGNGNTNQLQAWLNANGGASSSDDCSNVTWSNDYTTLSDLCGATGSVTVTFTATDDCGNSTSTSATFTIEDTTAPTIDVVANNMTVECDGNGNTNQLQNWLAANGGASSSDDCSNVTWSNDYTTLSDLCGATGSVTVTFTATDDCGNSTSTSATFTIEDTTAPTIDVVANDMTVECDGLGNTSQLQAWLNANGGASSSDDCSNVTWSNDYTILSDLCGATGSVTVTFTATDDCGNSTSTSATFTIEDTTAPTIDTIANDMTVECDGNGNTNQLQNWLAANGGASSSDDCSNVTWSNDYTTLSDLCGATGSVLVTFTATDDCGNSNSTSATFTIEDTTAPTIDVVANDMTVECDGNGNTSQLQAWLNANGGASSSDDCSNVTWSNDYTILSDLCGATGSVLVTFTATDDCGNSNSTSATFTIEDTTAPTIDAVANDMTVECDGNGNTNQLQAWLNANGGASSSDDCSNVTWSNDYTTLSDLCGATGSVTVTFTATDDCGNSNSTSATFTIEDTTAPTIDTIANDMTVECDGNGNTNQLQAWLNANGGASSSDDCSNVTWSNDYTTLSDLCGATGSVLVTFTATDDCGNSNSTSATFTIEDTTAPAFSSTLPSNITVECDEVPIAETISATDNCSATATVTLNEEVISNGDCAGEYTLIRTWTATDDCGNETSYSQTITVFDNTPPVLVTEVDSELSVNCDEVPEIPQLEFNDNCSNVADVIYNETTTIISIYEYVIVREWTYYDDCGNSDSFTQTVNVTVGQPFDAIPYSICIEEEPIDLFTILESSIPTNGEWIEVTNSGGLSGSYFDPTNVAVGYYTLQYIVELEDNDCPMIFEIYMHVHDDCVVLPACSVKVYNAVSPNNDGYNDIFFIDGLNCYPDNTVQIYNRWGILVYEASGYDNQLVAFSGYSDGRGTFNKNELLPDGTYFYIIRYKDEENQTNDLSGYLYLTR; this is encoded by the coding sequence ATGAAAGCAAAAATTACACTATTGCTGTTAGTTATTGCTATTGGGATAAAAACGTCTTACGCTCAATTTTCTCCCGATAGACCTGATTTAAGGTTGTGTGGAACGGCTCCGAATTATTATCTGGATTATTTTAATTGTACATCCAATAATTATACTTTAGATAATGTTTTTTTAAGCCTTACCGATGTCAATGGCGTTCCGCTTGACGACACGACCTGTACACCCGGTACTTCACATACCATGTACATTATGCTGAATTATACATCTAATTCTAATAGCAATATTTATCACGCACGAATGTTTGCCGATTTAATCATTGACGGAGTGGCAACTTCTATCAATGTCAATTTCGGTACTGTTTCGCCCGGAGCGGGACAACGATTATTATACGGTCCGTTTACATGGATCTGCGGACAAGAAATTATACTAAGTAATATATTGATTGTATGGAAAACATCCGGGGATAATACAGAGCTAGTCCCTTATGATTGTAGCTCATACAGCAAATCACAATGTGAACTGCCGGGAGGTGTTGTAGTAACAGCTCCGCTTGCCGTTCAGTTTACATATAACGGCTGTACAACCGGAAATCAATCAGAAATTCAATTTAATTCCACTACAACCGGTGGAACACCTCCGTATACTTACGCTTGGGATTTTGATTCTGACGGAACAATAGATAGCACTGTTGAAAATCCGGTTTATACCTATAACAACACAATAAGCAATTCCGCTACATTAATGGTAATGGACTCTAATGGTTTATCAAATACATATTTATTAGCCATTAACTATCCAAGTGAATTATTCATCAATGCCAATGTTCAAAATCTGGATTGCACACCGGGATCTACTGCTTCTATAGATATCACGCCTACAGGAGGAACTCCTCCTTACACTTATTTATGGAACACCGGAGATACCACTGAAGACCTGAGCAATTTAAATATAGGCACTTATACTGTTACAGTTACAGATGCCGTTGGATGTACTAAAGATTACAGTACTACCATTTCTCCTGTTATTTGTTGTCAATTTGAAGTTACCTGTCCAACCTTTCCTAATCAAGCACTTCAATGTTACGATTTACTACCTCCTGAAGGAAGTATAACCGAATCTGAATTTGAAGCTCTTGGAAACGGAGACGGAATTATTGGTAATGATCCTTGTGGAATCATAGAAATCGTAGCAACTAACAGTCCTTATGCCGGTTGTAATACCACTATAACAAGAACCTATACAATAACAGAATATCAAGACGATAATTCAAACGGGGTCAGAGATTTCGGAGAAGATACTGTTTTAAATACAACATCTTGTGACCAAATTATTTTAATTAATGACACCACTCCTCCGACTATCGATGCAGTTGCTAACGATATGACTGTGGAATGTGACGGTAATGGAAATACCAATCAACTTCAGGCTTGGCTTAATGCTAACGGCGGGGCTTCGTCTTCCGATGATTGCTCTAATGTAACCTGGTCGAATGATTATACGACACTATCCGATCTTTGTGGCGCTACAGGTTCGGTTTTAGTAACCTTTACCGCTACTGATGATTGTGGCAATTCCAATTCCACTTCCGCGACCTTTACCATTGAGGATACTACTGCTCCGACTATCGATGTTGTAGCTAACGATATGACGGTAGAATGTGACGGTAATGGAAATACAAATCAACTTCAGGCTTGGCTTAATGCTAACGGCGGGGCTTCGTCTTCCGACGATTGTTCCAATGTAACCTGGTCGAACGATTATACGACACTATCTGATCTTTGCGGGGCTACAGGTTCTGTAACCGTTACTTTTACCGCTACAGATGATTGTGGTAATTCCAATTCTACTTCCGCTACCTTTACCATTGAGGATACTACTGCTCCGACTATCGATGCAGTTGCTAATGATATGACGGTAGAATGTGACGGTAATGGAAATACCAATCAACTTCAGGCTTGGCTTAATGCTAACGGCGGGGCTTCGTCTTCCGACGATTGTTCCAATGTAACCTGGTTGAATGATTATACGACACTATCCGATCTTTGCGGCGCTACAGGTTCTGTAACCGTTACTTTTACCGCTACGGATGATTGTGGTAATTCCAATTCCACTTCCGCTACCTTTACCATTGAGGATACTACTGCTCCGACTATCGATGTTGTAGCTAACGATATGACGGTAGAATGTGACGGTAATGGAAACACTACTCAGTTACAAAACTGGTTGGCGGCTAACGGCGGCGCTTCATCTTCCGACGATTGTTCCAATGTAACCTGGTCGAATGATTATACGACACTATCCGATCTTTGCGGCGCTACAGGTTCTGTAACCGTTACTTTTACCGCTACGGATGATTGTGGTAATTCCAATTCCACTTCCGCTACCTTTACCATTGAGGATACTACTGCTCCGACTATCGATGTTGTAGCTAACGATATGACTGTGGAATGTGACGGTAATGGAAACACTACTCAGTTACAAAACTGGTTGGCGGCTAACGGCGGCGCTTCATCTTCCGATGATTGTTCCAATGTAACCTGGTCGAACGATTATACGACACTATCTGATCTTTGCGGGGCTACAGGTTCTGTAACCGTTACTTTTACCGCTACAGATGATTGTGGTAATTCCAATTCTACTTCCGCTACCTTTACCATTGAGGATACTACTGCTCCGACTATCGATGCAGTTGCTAACGATATGACGGTAGAATGTGACGGTAATGGAAATACCAATCAACTTCAGGCTTGGCTTAATGCTAACGGCGGGGCTTCATCTTCCGATGATTGTTCCAATGTAACCTGGTCGAACGATTATACGACACTATCCGATCTTTGCGGGGCTACAGGTTCTGTAACCGTTACTTTTACCGCTACTGATGATTGTGGTAATTCCACTTCCACTTCCGCTACCTTTACCATTGAGGATACTACTGCTCCGACTATCGATGTTGTAGCTAACAATATGACGGTAGAATGTGACGGTAATGGAAATACCAATCAGTTACAAAACTGGCTGGCGGCTAACGGCGGGGCTTCATCTTCCGATGATTGCTCTAATGTAACCTGGTCGAACGATTATACGACACTATCCGATCTTTGCGGGGCTACAGGTTCTGTAACCGTTACTTTTACCGCTACTGATGATTGTGGTAATTCCACTTCCACTTCCGCTACCTTTACCATTGAGGATACTACGGCGCCGACTATCGATGTTGTAGCTAACGATATGACGGTAGAATGTGACGGCTTGGGAAATACCAGTCAACTTCAGGCTTGGCTTAATGCTAACGGTGGTGCTTCGTCTTCCGATGATTGCTCTAATGTAACCTGGTCGAATGATTATACAATACTATCCGATCTTTGCGGGGCTACAGGTTCTGTAACCGTTACTTTTACCGCTACTGATGATTGTGGTAATTCCACTTCCACTTCCGCTACCTTTACCATTGAGGATACTACTGCTCCGACTATCGATACAATTGCTAACGATATGACGGTAGAATGTGACGGTAATGGAAATACCAATCAGTTACAAAACTGGCTGGCGGCTAACGGCGGGGCTTCATCTTCCGATGATTGCTCTAATGTAACCTGGTCGAATGATTATACGACACTATCCGATCTTTGCGGGGCTACAGGTTCGGTTTTAGTTACTTTTACCGCTACAGATGATTGTGGTAATTCCAATTCCACTTCCGCTACCTTTACCATTGAGGATACTACGGCGCCGACTATCGATGTTGTAGCTAACGATATGACGGTAGAATGTGACGGTAATGGAAATACCAGTCAACTTCAGGCTTGGCTTAATGCTAACGGTGGTGCTTCGTCTTCCGATGATTGCTCTAATGTAACCTGGTCGAATGATTATACAATACTATCCGATCTTTGCGGGGCTACAGGTTCGGTTTTAGTTACTTTTACCGCTACAGATGATTGTGGTAATTCCAATTCCACTTCCGCTACCTTTACCATTGAGGATACTACGGCGCCGACTATCGATGCAGTTGCTAACGATATGACGGTAGAATGTGACGGTAATGGAAATACAAATCAACTTCAGGCTTGGCTTAATGCTAACGGCGGTGCTTCGTCTTCTGATGATTGCTCTAATGTAACCTGGTCGAACGATTATACGACACTATCCGATCTTTGTGGCGCTACAGGTTCTGTAACCGTTACTTTTACCGCTACGGATGATTGTGGTAATTCCAATTCCACTTCCGCGACCTTTACCATTGAGGATACTACTGCTCCGACTATCGATACAATTGCTAACGATATGACGGTAGAATGTGACGGTAATGGAAATACAAATCAACTTCAGGCTTGGCTTAATGCTAACGGCGGGGCTTCGTCTTCCGATGATTGTTCCAATGTAACCTGGTCGAATGATTATACGACACTATCCGATCTTTGTGGCGCTACAGGTTCGGTTTTAGTAACCTTTACCGCTACGGATGATTGTGGTAATTCCAATTCCACTTCCGCGACCTTTACCATTGAGGATACTACTGCTCCGGCATTTAGTTCGACCTTACCTTCAAATATAACTGTTGAATGTGATGAAGTACCTATAGCAGAAACTATTTCGGCTACAGACAATTGTTCGGCTACAGCCACAGTAACTCTAAATGAAGAAGTTATTTCAAATGGCGATTGTGCCGGTGAATATACTTTAATCAGAACTTGGACTGCTACAGACGATTGTGGCAATGAAACTTCTTACAGTCAGACTATTACTGTATTTGACAATACACCTCCAGTTTTAGTAACAGAAGTAGATAGTGAACTATCAGTAAATTGTGATGAAGTTCCCGAAATCCCGCAGTTAGAATTCAATGATAATTGTTCTAATGTAGCAGATGTTATTTATAATGAAACGACAACTATCATTTCAATTTATGAATATGTAATTGTAAGAGAATGGACTTATTATGACGATTGTGGTAATAGTGATAGTTTTACACAAACTGTAAATGTTACTGTAGGTCAGCCTTTTGATGCAATTCCTTACTCTATCTGTATTGAAGAGGAACCTATTGATTTATTTACTATATTAGAAAGCTCAATACCTACAAACGGGGAATGGATTGAAGTAACAAATTCAGGAGGATTATCCGGTTCTTATTTTGATCCTACAAATGTAGCTGTAGGATATTATACCCTACAATATATTGTAGAACTTGAGGATAATGATTGCCCGATGATTTTTGAAATCTATATGCATGTACATGATGATTGTGTGGTATTGCCGGCATGTTCGGTTAAGGTTTATAATGCTGTTTCTCCTAACAATGACGGATATAATGATATATTCTTCATTGACGGACTCAATTGTTATCCTGATAATACGGTTCAAATTTACAACCGTTGGGGTATCTTAGTTTACGAAGCAAGCGGTTATGATAATCAATTGGTTGCGTTCAGCGGTTATTCAGACGGAAGAGGTACATTTAACAAAAATGAACTTTTACCGGACGGAACTTATTTCTATATCATCAGATATAAAGATGAAGAAAACCAAACCAACGATTTATCCGGGTATTTATATTTAACCCGTTAA
- a CDS encoding PorP/SprF family type IX secretion system membrane protein, which translates to MKTLYIIILSVLLPLLCLGQQDSQYTQYMYNTLNVNPAYAGSRESLTMFLLHRTQWVGLDGAPVTNNVSAHTPLGDSNFGLGLSFVNDRIGPTDENTITASLAYFIQISENYKLSVGLSGTADFFNLDVNKLDIYHQTDPQFQNFNNSVSPNLGAGLYLFSDKTYFGLSVPNFFETNRYNDNDVTVNKEKMHFYAIAGHVFEFNPNLKFKPAVLTKLVEGAPFQLDVTANFLLYDKFTIGAAYRWDSAISGLVGFQITNSIFVGYGYDRETTKLSNYNSGSHEIFIRFEIFKNNRITSPRFF; encoded by the coding sequence ATGAAAACACTATATATCATCATATTATCTGTATTGTTACCTCTTTTGTGTTTAGGTCAACAAGATTCACAATATACACAGTATATGTACAATACATTGAATGTAAATCCAGCTTATGCCGGTTCAAGAGAATCATTAACCATGTTTTTATTGCACCGCACACAATGGGTTGGATTAGACGGAGCTCCGGTAACCAATAACGTTTCAGCACACACTCCACTGGGAGATTCAAACTTCGGTTTAGGATTATCATTTGTTAATGACCGAATAGGACCTACAGATGAAAATACCATTACAGCCAGTTTAGCGTACTTTATTCAGATCTCTGAAAACTACAAACTATCTGTAGGGTTAAGCGGAACAGCTGATTTTTTCAATCTGGACGTTAATAAACTGGATATTTACCATCAGACTGATCCTCAGTTTCAAAATTTCAACAATTCAGTTTCACCGAATTTAGGAGCCGGATTATATTTATTCTCCGATAAAACATATTTCGGTCTGTCTGTTCCCAACTTTTTTGAAACCAATCGTTACAACGATAACGATGTCACTGTAAATAAAGAAAAAATGCACTTCTACGCAATTGCCGGACATGTATTTGAATTCAATCCGAATTTAAAATTTAAACCGGCCGTTTTAACGAAACTGGTAGAAGGCGCACCTTTTCAATTAGATGTTACGGCCAACTTTTTATTGTATGATAAATTTACTATCGGAGCTGCTTATCGTTGGGATTCAGCCATAAGCGGACTTGTAGGTTTTCAGATTACCAATTCAATCTTTGTCGGTTACGGATATGATAGAGAGACAACAAAACTGTCGAACTATAACTCCGGTTCCCATGAAATTTTTATACGATTTGAAATCTTTAAAAATAACCGAATCACTTCGCCGAGATTCTTCTAA